The following coding sequences lie in one Capsicum annuum cultivar UCD-10X-F1 chromosome 5, UCD10Xv1.1, whole genome shotgun sequence genomic window:
- the LOC107870580 gene encoding uncharacterized protein LOC107870580, which produces MEEDQDLKYFCKLCDKKYPCGKSFGGHMRSHVLAKGKVEFKEKMLQSWTDGEKNNSKRDNRTQFELSEHSGYGLRDNPKKTWRASDTSSPLLPQENVCQQCGKVFQSLKALCGHMACHSGKDRGGSKDDKSWTSENKNLLMDSNSDTEAEEPRLRSRSDTKRYNRLVAKSSSFRLVNYRSISSSVSEIDEQDQEEVAKCLMMLSMDSGIWNGVNSVVESSDNNSVILETKSLSVDMKVARKDCLKSPSVDMKVARKHCLKPAENLDETHRRYKKKVDRNLKLNALNGEAQSENSDSAYFLGEYMKVESDASVDKFHRNGNYQWNMSNKSLGVWCNESRRDTEMGLNRKTKYIKEIRNDSTKDHKCVSYGMASNLVKNETRKRTKDSLYDTELGNESSFRKIKLGFNGPEGCKHTQKKKKYECFNCKKTFSSYQALGGHRPCNKKANAYFESIYETEENGCDADNCPNYKDKGKHRETFSNRKSAVHAQDVSYNPEKKIKPKKFRGHECPFCNRMFKSGQALGGHKRSHFLIGSKENHNQASAVRGEFADFLDLNLPAPVEDVNGDPAFARW; this is translated from the coding sequence ATGGAAGAAGATCAAGATTTGAAGTACTTTTGCAAGTTGTGTGACAAGAAGTATCCATGTGGGAAGTCATTTGGGGGTCACATGAGGTCTCATGTACTAGCAAAGGGAAAAgttgaatttaaagagaaaatgtTGCAATCTTGGACTGATGGTGAGAAGAACAATAGCAAGAGAGATAATAGAACACAGTTTGAACTAAGTGAACATTCTGGTTATGGCCTTAGGGACAACCCCAAGAAAACTTGGAGGGCTTCCGATACAAGCTCCCCTTTGCTGCCTCAAGAGAATGTTTGCCAGCAATGTGGTAAGGTGTTTCAATCACTGAAAGCTTTGTGTGGCCACATGGCGTGTCACTCGGGCAAAGACAGGGGGGGCTCGAAAGATGATAAGTCGTGGACTAGTGAAAACAAGAATCTGTTGATGGACAGCAACTCGGATACTGAAGCTGAGGAGCCAAGGCTGAGGAGCAGATCAGACACTAAAAGGTACAATAGACTTGTAGCTAAGTCTTCCTCTTTTCGTTTGGTTAACTATAGAAGTATTTCCTCATCTGTTTCTGAGATTGATGAGCAAGATCAAGAGGAAGTAGCAAAGTGTTTGATGATGTTGTCTATGGATTCTGGGATTTGGAATGGTGTCAATTCAGTCGTTGAGTCTTCTGACAACAATTCTGTTATTTTGGAGACAAAATCATTGTCTGTCGACATGAAAGTAGCTAGAAAGGATTGTCTAAAATCGCCATCTGTCGACATGAAAGTAGCTAGAAAGCATTGTCTAAAACCTGCTGAAAATCTAGATGAAACACATCGAAGGTACAAAAAAAAGGTGGACAGAAACTTGAAACTTAATGCTTTGAATGGTGAAGCTCAATCTGAGAACTCTGATTCCGCGTACTTTTTAGGCGAATATATGAAAGTTGAATCAGATGCATCTGTTGATAAGTTCCACAGAAATGGTAATTACCAATGGAATATGTCTAATAAGAGCCTTGGAGTTTGGTGCAATGAGTCTAGAAGGGACACGGAAATGGGATTAAACAGAAAGACAAAGTACATAAAAGAAATAAGGAATGATTCAACCAAGGACCATAAATGTGTTAGCTATGGAATGGCTTCAAATTTGGTTAAGAATGAAACAAGAAAGAGAACTAAGGATAGTTTGTATGACACAGAATTAGGAAATGAGTCGTCATTTAGGAAGATAAAGCTTGGTTTTAATGGTCCTGAAGGATGCAAACATActcagaagaagaaaaagtatgAGTGCTTCAACTGCAAAAAGACTTTTAGCTCTTACCAGGCTCTTGGTGGACACAGACCCTGCAACAAAAAAGCCAATGCCTATTTCGAATCAATATATGAAACCGAGGAAAATGGATGCGATGCCGATAATTGTCCTAATTACAAAGACAAGGGAAAGCATAGGGAGACATTTAGCAACAGAAAATCGGCTGTTCATGCTCAAGATGTCTCATACAATCCTGAGAAGAAGATTAAGCCTAAAAAATTCAGAGGACACGAATGCCCATTCTGCAACAGGATGTTTAAGTCTGGCCAAGCTTTAGGTGGCCACAAAAGGTCTCATTTCCTTATTGGTTCCAAGGAGAATCACAATCAAGCTTCAGCAGTCAGAGGAGAATTTGCTGATTTTCTTGATCTTAACCTTCCTGCTCCTGTTGAAGACGTGAATGGTGATCCTGCCTTTGCGCGTTGGTAG